In Helianthus annuus cultivar XRQ/B chromosome 9, HanXRQr2.0-SUNRISE, whole genome shotgun sequence, the following are encoded in one genomic region:
- the LOC110908681 gene encoding phospholipase A2-alpha: MASPFLFLICILTLNCYGISLLALNVHVGGDTGLSLSKECSNKCESSFCKVPPLLRYGKYCGILYSGCPGAKPCDELDACCMKHDACISANNNNYLSEVCNQGLLGCVERFKRAGSKTFKGNTCDVDDVTTTISAVMDAAILAGRYIHKP; the protein is encoded by the exons ATGGCTTCACCCTTCCTTTTCTTGATTTGCATTCTTACCCTCAATTGTTATGGTATTTCCCTTTTGGCCCTTAACGTTCATGTTGGTGGAGACACGGGCCTCAGTTTG TCTAAAGAATGCAGCAACAAATGTGAATCATCCTTCTGCAAAG TGCCACCATTGTTAAGATATGGAAAGTATTGTGGGATATTATACAGTGGATGCCCGGGAGCAAAGCCTTGTGATGAACTTGATGCTTGTTGTATGAAGCATGATGCTTGCATTTCAGCCAACAACA ACAATTATTTGAGTGAGGTTTGCAATCAGGGTCTGCTGGGGTGTGTAGAAAGGTTCAAGAGAGCAGGAAGCAAGACATTCAAGGGCAACACATGTGACGTTGATGACGTCACCACCACCATTAGTGCTGTCATGGATGCAGCAATTCTTGCAGGCAGATATATTCATAAACCATAA